The proteins below are encoded in one region of Nakamurella flava:
- a CDS encoding PucR family transcriptional regulator, whose protein sequence is MSGFGLSALLAESRSGGLRLVAGPVDGHWPTAATALTEDQLDPAGAGRLAVVATPLPHEPWRVDAILRRVHEYGYRGLAVPGADQLDSGARRLADRVGLTVLTVARPFELVEACWRLALARDAVVLDLVRRLTSAFRYGARDLGDLLRHLSAVTNSGVALLDTSGVLEEYRDERSAVDVGRLWVELVQWDRWTSIVHTPALSVASVRLDSPSRPGLRLAFFAAGIGESQLDALAVAAEIAMPAVAARILIDEVASVTDASVSSDLLRDFLDLGETYDADVDRRMTERGWRTSGHHLAFRVIGRTRVDGFALLRAVRTGLEALGIETLATIQGRGVTAWLRFVPAPTPRDLERHVHQLRAVHENLRRTFNVATGIGSLQADRTGLAVTIGEAVDAARIAAERSANNWFVRVDGLGLEQLLLARTENDTFLPAAQSLLAPLRGGDPAGGRADDDVLLVTLTSYLDHESGIAATAEALGVHRNTVTGRVQRIQEILGVDMHDPGVRLALHLACRAVLR, encoded by the coding sequence GTGAGCGGGTTCGGCCTGTCGGCGTTGCTCGCCGAGTCGCGCAGCGGGGGCCTTCGCCTCGTCGCCGGTCCGGTCGACGGCCACTGGCCGACTGCGGCAACGGCTCTCACCGAGGACCAGCTGGACCCGGCCGGCGCGGGCCGGCTCGCCGTCGTCGCCACCCCGCTGCCCCACGAACCGTGGCGGGTGGACGCGATCCTCCGGCGGGTGCACGAGTACGGCTATCGCGGGTTGGCCGTCCCCGGGGCCGACCAGCTGGACAGCGGAGCCCGCCGACTGGCCGACCGGGTCGGCCTGACGGTGCTGACGGTGGCCCGGCCGTTCGAGCTGGTGGAGGCGTGCTGGCGGCTGGCCCTGGCCCGCGACGCCGTCGTCCTGGACCTGGTGCGCCGGCTGACGTCCGCTTTCCGTTACGGAGCAAGGGATCTCGGCGACCTGCTGCGCCATCTGTCGGCGGTGACGAACAGCGGGGTGGCCCTGCTGGACACCTCCGGGGTGCTCGAGGAGTACCGGGACGAACGCTCGGCGGTCGACGTCGGACGGCTGTGGGTCGAGCTGGTGCAGTGGGACCGGTGGACCAGCATCGTGCACACCCCGGCGCTGTCCGTCGCGTCCGTCCGGCTGGACAGCCCGTCCCGACCGGGCCTGCGGCTGGCCTTCTTCGCCGCCGGCATCGGGGAGAGCCAACTCGACGCCCTGGCGGTCGCCGCGGAGATCGCCATGCCCGCGGTCGCGGCGCGCATCCTCATCGACGAGGTTGCCTCGGTCACCGATGCGTCGGTGTCCTCCGATCTGCTGCGCGACTTCCTCGATCTCGGCGAGACCTACGACGCCGACGTCGACCGCCGGATGACCGAGCGGGGCTGGCGGACGAGTGGGCACCACCTCGCTTTCCGGGTGATCGGCCGCACCCGGGTCGACGGGTTCGCGCTGCTCCGCGCGGTCCGCACCGGTCTGGAGGCGCTCGGCATCGAGACGCTCGCCACCATCCAGGGCCGGGGAGTCACCGCCTGGCTGCGCTTCGTCCCCGCCCCGACGCCGCGGGACCTCGAACGCCATGTCCACCAGTTGCGGGCGGTGCACGAGAACCTCCGCCGGACGTTCAACGTCGCCACCGGGATCGGCTCGCTGCAGGCCGACCGCACCGGCCTGGCCGTCACCATCGGCGAGGCGGTCGACGCGGCCCGGATCGCCGCGGAACGCTCGGCCAACAACTGGTTCGTCCGGGTCGACGGTCTGGGCCTGGAGCAACTGCTGCTGGCCCGCACCGAGAACGACACCTTCCTGCCCGCGGCGCAGTCGTTGCTGGCGCCACTGCGCGGGGGCGACCCGGCCGGTGGTCGGGCCGACGACGACGTGCTGCTCGTGACGTTGACCAGCTACCTGGACCACGAGTCGGGAATCGCCGCCACCGCCGAGGCCCTGGGCGTGCACCGCAACACCGTCACCGGCCGAGTCCAACGCATCCAGGAGATCCTGGGTGTCGACATGCACGATCCCGGGGTACGGCTCGCGCTGCACCTGGCCTGTCGGGCCGTGCTGCGCTGA
- a CDS encoding DUF917 family protein — MGFRVDRSDIDALAVGSALLGAGGGGGPTHLRLLAQAADWPVDVVGVDELDPATPCMTVAVGGSPIVITERLPDPDQIHQAMAAVERWLGHRIPALCTLEIGGLNGLTGFVVAAGRTLVDADTMGRALSGIDQITLLVDGLPGLVVATTTGNGVGVVDQPRPAEAEAMVRAALRLSGGSGAVVIGGFTVGDLAEHACTGTVSRALSLGRRFTAAHEAPMDDLATALGGRLLAQGRIHSVLTDPVDPQIQTYQLASSDDVVHRLVTGSETLALMTDGEVISAAPNLLAVLDVRTRSVLQITDLSPAHHVAIIELAAPSWWTARPHRLRRVVPSAYGVVGLEPTVTP, encoded by the coding sequence GTGGGCTTCCGCGTCGACCGCAGCGACATCGACGCCCTCGCCGTCGGCTCCGCGCTGCTCGGCGCGGGCGGCGGTGGGGGCCCGACCCATCTGCGTCTGCTGGCCCAGGCCGCGGACTGGCCGGTGGACGTCGTCGGGGTGGACGAGCTGGATCCGGCCACGCCCTGCATGACCGTGGCCGTCGGCGGCTCCCCGATCGTCATCACCGAACGCCTGCCCGATCCCGACCAGATCCATCAGGCCATGGCCGCGGTGGAACGGTGGCTGGGCCACCGCATCCCGGCCCTGTGCACGCTCGAGATCGGCGGTCTGAACGGGCTGACCGGGTTCGTCGTCGCCGCGGGGCGCACCCTCGTCGACGCGGACACCATGGGTCGCGCGCTGTCGGGGATCGATCAGATCACCCTGCTCGTCGACGGGTTGCCCGGCCTGGTGGTGGCGACCACGACCGGCAACGGGGTCGGCGTCGTCGATCAGCCCCGCCCGGCGGAAGCCGAGGCCATGGTGCGGGCCGCGCTGCGCCTGTCCGGCGGTTCCGGCGCCGTCGTCATCGGCGGGTTCACCGTGGGCGACCTGGCCGAGCACGCCTGCACGGGGACCGTCAGCCGGGCTCTATCACTCGGCCGGCGCTTCACCGCGGCGCACGAGGCACCGATGGATGACCTGGCGACCGCCCTCGGCGGCCGGTTGCTGGCCCAGGGACGCATCCACTCGGTCCTGACCGACCCCGTCGACCCGCAGATCCAGACCTACCAGCTCGCCTCGTCCGACGATGTCGTGCACCGCCTGGTGACCGGTTCGGAGACACTGGCGCTCATGACCGACGGCGAGGTGATCAGTGCCGCGCCCAACTTGCTGGCCGTGCTCGACGTCCGCACCCGATCGGTGCTGCAGATCACCGACCTCTCCCCCGCGCACCACGTCGCGATCATCGAGCTGGCCGCGCCGTCCTGGTGGACCGCCCGACCGCATCGTCTCCGCCGCGTCGTGCCGTCCGCCTACGGGGTCGTGGGCCTGGAACCGACGGTGACGCCGTGA
- a CDS encoding DUF917 domain-containing protein has product MSWQLTAADLPDLARGATLLGTGGGGDPYIGSKLVEQVLGTGSITVLDPSDLADDAFVIPTAQMGAPTVMIEKLPAGTEPTLALRTLESHLGRQADATMPIECGGVNSMIPFLVAAETGLPVVDADGMGRAFPELSMETFAVYGVHGSPLALAGERGETVVIDTGDDDKQLEWLARAVTIRLGGVGHIAEYAMSGADVRRTAVPRTISMALALGRAIRVAREQKRSPFTAIAAALAPTGYSHVADLFEGKIVDVERRTTEGFARGRVRIAPTGDGPDLVIGFQNENLTAHRGDELLAIVPDLICVLDHESAEPITTERLRYGQRVRVLGISTPDLMRTPGALATFGPVAFGLTEEFLPVEKGASAPVPATD; this is encoded by the coding sequence ATGAGCTGGCAGCTGACCGCGGCCGATCTGCCGGACCTGGCCCGCGGGGCGACCCTGCTGGGCACCGGTGGTGGCGGCGATCCGTACATCGGGTCCAAGCTCGTCGAGCAGGTCCTCGGGACGGGGTCGATCACCGTCCTGGACCCGTCGGATCTGGCCGATGACGCGTTCGTCATCCCGACCGCCCAGATGGGCGCGCCGACGGTGATGATCGAGAAACTGCCGGCGGGCACCGAACCGACGCTGGCCCTGCGGACGCTCGAGTCCCACCTCGGCCGGCAGGCGGACGCCACCATGCCGATCGAGTGCGGTGGCGTGAACTCGATGATCCCGTTCCTGGTCGCCGCGGAGACCGGTCTGCCGGTCGTGGACGCCGATGGGATGGGCCGGGCGTTCCCGGAGCTGTCCATGGAGACCTTCGCGGTCTACGGCGTGCACGGGTCGCCGCTGGCCCTGGCCGGCGAGCGCGGTGAGACTGTCGTGATCGACACCGGTGACGACGACAAGCAACTCGAGTGGCTCGCCCGGGCCGTCACCATCCGCCTCGGCGGGGTCGGCCACATCGCCGAGTACGCGATGAGCGGCGCGGACGTGCGCCGCACCGCGGTCCCCCGCACCATCTCCATGGCGCTGGCGCTCGGCCGCGCCATCCGGGTGGCCCGGGAACAGAAGCGGTCGCCGTTCACCGCCATCGCAGCGGCTCTCGCCCCCACCGGCTACTCCCATGTCGCCGACCTGTTCGAGGGCAAGATCGTCGACGTGGAACGCCGCACCACCGAGGGGTTCGCCCGCGGCCGGGTACGGATCGCCCCCACGGGCGACGGGCCGGACCTGGTGATCGGTTTCCAGAACGAGAACCTGACCGCCCACCGCGGCGACGAGCTGCTGGCGATCGTGCCCGACCTGATCTGCGTCCTCGACCACGAGAGCGCCGAACCGATCACCACCGAACGGCTGCGCTACGGCCAGCGGGTCCGGGTGCTGGGGATCTCGACGCCCGATCTGATGCGGACCCCGGGAGCGCTCGCCACCTTCGGCCCGGTGGCGTTCGGGCTGACCGAAGAGTTCCTCCCCGTGGAGAAGGGCGCCAGCGCCCCGGTCCCGGCGACCGACTGA
- a CDS encoding DUF917 domain-containing protein has product MSWSIGFDDISDLARGAAVLGTGGGGDPYIGALLARQAITEHGPVTAVPLDELDDDALVITVGMLGAPTVMVEKLPTLESIIAPVRAMDAHLGRPATHVACAEIGGVNSTIPIAAAAALGLPLLDADGMGRAFPELQMVLPTLSGISASPLAFADEKGNVGVVQTIDNSWTERIVRVSAVEMGCSVMICGFAMSGAQARESLVRDSLQRSLHLGAGIAQARLDKTDPVTRAVDILAGRELFAGKVVDVERATTTGFARGTATLTGADGARLTLRFQNEHLIASSGGDEVLATTPDLIIVLEHDTGEPVTTEGLRYGQRVRVIAAPSDPRWHSAAGLAMVGPGYFGYDVPARRFDGQIFDGQISEVSA; this is encoded by the coding sequence ATGAGCTGGTCCATCGGCTTCGACGACATCAGCGACCTGGCCCGGGGCGCGGCCGTGCTGGGCACCGGCGGCGGGGGCGATCCCTACATCGGCGCCCTGCTGGCCCGGCAGGCCATCACCGAACACGGCCCCGTCACCGCGGTCCCGCTCGACGAACTCGACGACGACGCCCTGGTCATCACCGTCGGCATGCTGGGCGCCCCCACCGTCATGGTGGAGAAGCTGCCCACCCTGGAGTCGATCATCGCCCCGGTCCGCGCCATGGACGCGCACCTCGGCCGGCCGGCCACGCACGTGGCCTGCGCGGAGATCGGCGGGGTCAACTCGACCATCCCGATCGCCGCCGCGGCCGCTCTCGGACTGCCGCTGCTGGACGCCGACGGCATGGGCCGGGCGTTCCCGGAACTGCAGATGGTGCTGCCCACCCTGTCCGGGATCAGCGCCTCCCCGCTGGCCTTCGCCGACGAGAAGGGCAACGTCGGCGTCGTGCAGACCATCGACAACTCGTGGACGGAGCGCATCGTGCGCGTCTCCGCCGTCGAGATGGGCTGCTCCGTCATGATCTGCGGCTTCGCGATGAGCGGTGCCCAGGCCCGCGAGTCGCTGGTCCGTGACTCCCTGCAGCGCTCCCTGCACCTGGGCGCCGGTATCGCCCAGGCCCGCCTCGACAAGACCGACCCGGTGACCCGCGCCGTCGACATCCTGGCCGGCCGCGAGCTGTTCGCCGGCAAGGTCGTCGACGTGGAACGGGCCACCACCACCGGGTTCGCCCGGGGCACGGCCACCCTCACCGGGGCCGACGGCGCGCGTCTGACGCTGCGCTTCCAGAACGAGCACCTCATCGCTTCGTCGGGGGGCGATGAGGTGCTCGCCACCACCCCCGACCTGATCATCGTGCTGGAGCACGACACGGGTGAACCGGTCACCACCGAGGGGCTGCGGTACGGCCAGCGGGTCCGGGTGATCGCAGCGCCGAGCGACCCGCGATGGCACTCGGCGGCGGGGCTGGCGATGGTCGGGCCGGGCTATTTCGGCTACGACGTCCCCGCGCGCCGGTTCGACGGGCAGATCTTCGACGGGCAGATCTCGGAGGTCTCCGCATGA
- a CDS encoding hydantoinase/oxoprolinase N-terminal domain-containing protein produces the protein MHIGIDVGGTNTDAVLMDGATTLAGVKHSTTPDVTTGIVQAIEALREQHQFTGPEIQAVMIGTTHFINALVEAKRLAPTAALRLGLPATRSLPPMVDWPAELVDALSARTYLAHGGYEFDGRPISPLDPEELRAHARDMRGHGIRSVAISSVFSPVNHDLEVQAAQIVRDVFAEDGTPVAISLSHEIGRIGLLERENATVINAALRELAGEIVDGLTAAARAQGITAPIYLSQNDGTLMDEDFVRSYPVATFASGPTNSMRGAAVTSGLTTCAVVDVGGTTADVGLLVGGFPRETAGEVKVAGIRTNFRMPDVLSIGIGGGSLVDPETAEVGPGSVGYRLTTEALVFGGSTLTATDIAVAAGRADIGDRSKVAHLDPAFVDRVLARIAERVAEAVDRMRTSPDPIPVVAVGGGSILLPDELPLFGTVHRPENYSVANAIGASIAQVGGEIDKVVAVEPSRREETIATVKQEAVEKAIAAGARPDSVAIVDFDEVPIPYLPGNATRMRVKAVGDLQMDAR, from the coding sequence ATGCACATCGGTATCGATGTCGGCGGCACCAACACCGACGCCGTCCTCATGGACGGCGCCACCACGCTGGCCGGGGTCAAGCACTCCACCACTCCGGACGTGACGACCGGCATCGTGCAGGCCATCGAGGCTCTCCGTGAGCAGCACCAGTTCACCGGCCCGGAGATCCAGGCCGTGATGATCGGGACCACGCACTTCATCAACGCCCTGGTCGAGGCCAAGCGGCTCGCCCCGACCGCCGCACTCCGCCTCGGACTGCCCGCCACCAGGTCGCTGCCGCCGATGGTCGACTGGCCGGCCGAGCTGGTCGACGCCCTGTCGGCCCGTACCTACCTGGCCCACGGCGGCTACGAGTTCGACGGGCGACCCATCTCTCCGCTCGACCCGGAAGAGCTGCGCGCGCACGCCCGTGACATGCGCGGGCACGGCATCCGGTCGGTCGCCATCTCCAGCGTCTTCTCACCGGTCAACCACGACCTCGAGGTGCAGGCCGCACAGATCGTCCGCGACGTCTTCGCCGAGGACGGCACCCCGGTCGCGATCTCGCTGAGCCACGAGATCGGCCGCATCGGTCTGCTCGAACGCGAGAACGCCACCGTCATCAACGCCGCGCTGCGCGAGCTGGCCGGGGAGATCGTCGACGGGCTGACCGCGGCGGCCCGGGCCCAGGGCATCACCGCCCCGATCTACCTCAGCCAGAACGACGGCACGCTGATGGACGAGGACTTCGTCCGCAGCTACCCGGTGGCCACGTTCGCCTCCGGGCCGACCAACTCCATGCGGGGCGCCGCGGTCACCAGCGGCCTGACCACCTGCGCCGTGGTCGACGTGGGCGGTACCACCGCCGATGTCGGCCTGCTGGTCGGCGGGTTCCCCCGGGAGACCGCCGGCGAGGTCAAGGTCGCCGGGATCCGCACCAACTTCCGCATGCCGGACGTGCTGTCCATCGGCATCGGCGGCGGCAGCCTCGTCGATCCCGAGACCGCCGAGGTGGGCCCGGGATCCGTCGGCTACCGCCTCACCACCGAGGCGCTGGTCTTCGGCGGCTCCACCCTGACGGCCACCGACATCGCGGTGGCCGCCGGCCGCGCCGACATCGGCGACCGCAGCAAGGTGGCGCACCTGGACCCGGCGTTCGTCGACCGGGTCCTGGCCCGCATCGCCGAGCGGGTGGCCGAGGCCGTCGACCGCATGCGCACCTCCCCGGATCCGATCCCCGTCGTCGCCGTCGGCGGCGGCTCCATCCTGCTGCCCGACGAGCTCCCCCTGTTCGGCACGGTGCACCGGCCGGAGAACTACTCCGTCGCCAACGCCATCGGCGCCTCCATCGCGCAGGTCGGCGGCGAGATCGACAAGGTCGTCGCCGTGGAGCCGAGCCGTCGCGAGGAGACGATCGCCACGGTGAAGCAGGAGGCGGTCGAGAAGGCCATTGCCGCCGGCGCCCGGCCCGACTCGGTGGCCATCGTCGACTTCGACGAGGTGCCGATCCCGTACCTGCCCGGCAACGCCACCCGCATGCGGGTCAAGGCCGTCGGCGATCTGCAGATGGACGCCCGATGA
- a CDS encoding purine-cytosine permease family protein, which translates to MSGSAHIDDYTLARVPLTERKHWFGIAVQRFGQISALSQFLLGATLGYGMTFANAFLAILLGSIIVEVIMCLVGIIAQREGLNTALLARWTGFGEVGASIVGLAVGISLIGWFGIQSAIAASSLDSLMPGALPGWLWSVIVGLAVTGIVAFGFKGMQVLANITVPLFLVLVAWSVIAELSRHDLGSLLTSAPAGPEISVLVGSGIVAGGVIVGAIITGDMTRFNRTPGDVVKQTVVGVTLGEFVIGLAGVLLAHAARSGDIVAIVTSSIGFVGLLIVITGTLKINDWNLYSASLGLLNFISVSFRRQLHRVPATIFLGVAGTVLAAAGILQNFMQFLIVLSVVFPPIAGIMVAEYFIVRRWRGDLESSRRNDVLPATAPRLVPATLIIWAVSSLVGYFVTWGIPSVLSLVLSMVLYIAAGKVGLVQGLGQTRTPEETAAAAPSRA; encoded by the coding sequence ATGTCCGGCAGCGCACATATCGACGACTACACCCTGGCGCGGGTGCCACTGACCGAACGCAAGCACTGGTTCGGCATCGCCGTGCAGCGGTTCGGGCAGATCTCCGCGCTCTCCCAGTTCCTACTCGGCGCCACCCTCGGCTACGGCATGACCTTCGCCAACGCGTTCCTGGCGATCCTGCTCGGCTCGATCATCGTCGAGGTCATCATGTGCCTCGTCGGGATCATCGCCCAGCGCGAGGGCCTGAACACCGCCCTGCTCGCCCGGTGGACCGGATTCGGCGAGGTCGGCGCCTCGATCGTCGGCCTGGCCGTCGGCATCAGCCTCATCGGCTGGTTCGGCATCCAGTCGGCCATCGCCGCCAGCTCGCTGGACTCACTGATGCCCGGCGCCCTCCCCGGCTGGCTGTGGAGCGTCATCGTCGGCCTGGCCGTCACCGGCATCGTGGCCTTCGGCTTCAAGGGCATGCAGGTGCTGGCCAACATCACCGTGCCGCTCTTCCTGGTCCTGGTCGCCTGGTCGGTCATCGCCGAGCTCTCCCGTCACGACCTGGGCAGCCTGCTGACCAGCGCCCCCGCCGGTCCGGAGATCTCGGTCCTGGTCGGGTCGGGCATCGTGGCCGGCGGCGTCATCGTCGGCGCGATCATCACCGGCGACATGACCCGGTTCAACCGCACTCCGGGCGACGTCGTCAAGCAGACCGTCGTGGGCGTCACCCTCGGCGAGTTCGTGATCGGCCTGGCCGGGGTGCTGCTGGCCCACGCCGCCCGCAGCGGCGACATCGTGGCCATCGTGACGTCGTCCATCGGGTTCGTCGGTCTGCTGATCGTCATCACCGGCACGCTCAAGATCAACGACTGGAACCTCTACTCGGCCTCGCTCGGCCTGCTCAACTTCATCTCGGTGTCCTTCCGCCGCCAGCTGCACCGCGTCCCGGCGACGATCTTCCTCGGCGTGGCCGGGACGGTGCTGGCCGCCGCCGGCATCCTGCAGAACTTCATGCAGTTCCTCATCGTGCTGTCGGTCGTGTTCCCGCCGATCGCCGGGATCATGGTCGCCGAGTACTTCATCGTCCGACGCTGGCGCGGCGACCTGGAGTCCAGCCGTCGCAACGACGTGCTGCCCGCCACCGCCCCGCGGCTGGTGCCGGCCACGCTCATCATCTGGGCCGTCTCGTCCCTGGTCGGCTACTTCGTCACCTGGGGCATCCCCTCCGTGCTGAGCCTCGTGCTGTCGATGGTCCTGTACATCGCGGCCGGCAAGGTCGGGCTCGTCCAGGGTCTCGGTCAGACCCGTACCCCCGAGGAAACCGCCGCGGCGGCGCCCAGCCGGGCCTGA
- a CDS encoding DUF1684 domain-containing protein codes for MTDSASPIPPDDSADPRAAHRAWRQARLAQVSGPVGNTALVDYQPVDAEETPVRGLPATVWRVPGEPGVRVRPTGELALITADGTRLVTGETLVPSLGPDGFPLLRSGDITVDAFSLDGTDSELRIYDAAAPTRLAFAGIEVADYDPAWVLPAVFRPAPEIQRTPWGFTRASDDGHTKAVPGTVEATIDGVEYSLTVFADGHHLVLVFADATTGRTSYAPGRFLRFPGPAGAIGENAEPQSLTLDFNRAFVPPCGFSDFYSCPIPPPQNRIRAAVNAGELRATATTERPGH; via the coding sequence ATGACGGACTCCGCCTCCCCAATCCCGCCGGACGATTCCGCCGACCCCCGCGCCGCCCATCGGGCGTGGCGACAGGCGCGGTTGGCCCAGGTCTCCGGCCCGGTCGGCAACACCGCCCTCGTCGACTACCAACCCGTCGACGCCGAGGAGACACCCGTACGGGGCCTGCCGGCCACCGTGTGGCGGGTGCCGGGCGAGCCCGGAGTCCGGGTCCGGCCCACCGGCGAGCTGGCGCTCATCACCGCCGACGGGACCCGACTGGTGACCGGCGAGACCCTGGTCCCGTCACTCGGCCCCGACGGGTTCCCGCTGCTGCGGTCGGGCGACATCACCGTGGACGCCTTCAGTCTGGACGGGACGGACAGCGAGCTGCGGATCTACGATGCCGCCGCCCCGACCCGGCTGGCCTTCGCTGGCATCGAGGTCGCGGACTACGACCCGGCCTGGGTGCTGCCGGCGGTGTTCCGTCCGGCGCCCGAGATCCAGCGGACCCCCTGGGGTTTCACCCGGGCATCCGACGACGGGCACACCAAGGCCGTACCCGGGACGGTGGAGGCCACCATCGACGGGGTCGAGTACTCCCTCACCGTCTTCGCCGACGGGCACCATCTGGTGCTGGTCTTCGCCGACGCGACCACCGGCCGTACGAGCTACGCCCCGGGACGCTTCCTGCGCTTCCCCGGCCCGGCCGGCGCCATCGGCGAGAACGCCGAGCCACAGTCCCTGACCTTGGACTTCAACCGCGCGTTCGTGCCGCCCTGTGGGTTCAGCGACTTCTACTCGTGCCCGATCCCGCCGCCGCAGAACCGGATCCGGGCGGCCGTGAACGCCGGGGAACTGCGGGCCACGGCCACCACGGAGCGCCCCGGTCACTGA
- a CDS encoding sulfite exporter TauE/SafE family protein, with product MTLLSFLLLVLAGVGGGLTGSIAGLASLVTFPALLAVGLPPVAANVTNTVGLVFTGVGSFLGSRKELRGQGRWLLGIAPVAVVGGVIGAVLLLTTPAEGFERLVPFLLGFASLTILLPRGRAARAGHPQVRRTGALVAQAVALFLITIYGGYFGAAAGVLLLALLLRTRDDDLPRANAAKNAILAVANTVAAIIFIVVAPVDWGAVIPLGIGCLIGSRIGPVVVRSVPVRPLRYLIGAAGFALAITLGFRAFG from the coding sequence ATGACCCTGCTGTCCTTCCTCTTGCTGGTGCTGGCCGGCGTCGGTGGGGGGCTGACCGGGAGCATCGCCGGGCTGGCCTCCCTGGTCACGTTCCCCGCGCTGTTGGCCGTGGGTCTGCCGCCGGTGGCGGCGAACGTCACCAACACGGTCGGCCTGGTCTTCACCGGGGTCGGCTCGTTCCTCGGTTCGCGCAAGGAACTGCGGGGCCAGGGGAGGTGGTTGCTGGGGATCGCGCCGGTTGCCGTCGTCGGGGGCGTGATCGGCGCGGTGCTGCTGCTCACGACGCCGGCCGAGGGTTTCGAGCGGCTGGTGCCGTTCCTGCTGGGCTTCGCCTCGCTGACCATCCTGCTGCCCCGGGGCCGGGCGGCTCGGGCGGGGCATCCGCAGGTTCGTCGGACGGGGGCCCTCGTTGCCCAGGCGGTCGCGCTGTTCCTCATCACCATCTACGGCGGGTACTTCGGCGCGGCCGCCGGCGTGCTGCTGCTGGCCCTGCTGCTGCGGACCCGCGACGACGACCTGCCGCGGGCCAATGCCGCCAAGAACGCGATCCTGGCCGTGGCCAACACGGTCGCCGCGATCATCTTCATCGTCGTCGCCCCGGTCGACTGGGGGGCCGTCATCCCACTGGGCATCGGTTGCCTGATCGGTTCGCGAATCGGCCCGGTGGTGGTGCGATCGGTACCGGTTCGTCCGTTGCGCTACCTCATCGGAGCGGCCGGCTTCGCCCTGGCCATCACCCTGGGGTTCCGCGCGTTCGGCTGA